The following are encoded in a window of bacterium genomic DNA:
- the nuoF gene encoding NADH-quinone oxidoreductase subunit NuoF yields MEKVLTKMVGVENSQNIDVYIKHGGYQALPKALKMTPDELIQMMKDAGVRGRGGAGFPTGMKWSFLPKDNPKPRYLLCNADESEPGTFKDRVLMEDDPHQVIEGLVISSFAIQANTCYIYIRGEYVKGALTLRKAIDEAYAKGYLGKNILGSGFNLDITVHRGAGAYICGEETGLIESLEGKRGWPRIKPPFPAVFGAFGCPTIVNNVETLVTPVHIISRGIQWWKDNEPKLYCMSGHLTRPGTYEAKMGTNLLTLINEHCGGIRHGRKLKAVIPGGSSVPVLRAEECNVNMDFDSLAKVGSALGSAGCMVMDETTCMVNALWNLLKFYAHESCGQCTPCREGTHWLEMILGRVETGKGRMEDLDLLLETANNIAGRTICPLGDAAAWPVAGLPDKNKGGDLNGQSFVNKFREEFEYHITNKKCMTTIPHEWN; encoded by the coding sequence ATGGAAAAAGTTCTGACAAAAATGGTGGGCGTGGAAAACTCCCAAAACATTGATGTGTATATCAAGCACGGCGGTTATCAGGCTTTGCCCAAAGCTTTAAAAATGACCCCGGACGAACTCATCCAAATGATGAAAGATGCAGGGGTCCGCGGCCGCGGAGGCGCCGGTTTTCCGACCGGTATGAAATGGAGTTTTTTACCCAAAGATAATCCCAAACCGCGTTATCTTCTTTGCAATGCGGACGAATCTGAGCCGGGTACGTTCAAGGATCGCGTTCTTATGGAAGACGATCCGCATCAGGTGATCGAAGGGCTTGTGATCTCATCTTTTGCGATACAAGCGAACACATGTTATATCTATATTCGCGGCGAATATGTTAAAGGCGCTTTAACCTTGCGTAAAGCGATAGACGAGGCTTACGCTAAAGGGTACCTTGGAAAAAACATACTCGGTAGCGGCTTTAATCTGGATATTACAGTTCATCGTGGCGCAGGCGCTTATATTTGCGGCGAAGAAACCGGTCTTATCGAATCTCTCGAAGGTAAACGCGGCTGGCCACGTATCAAGCCACCATTTCCGGCTGTTTTCGGTGCTTTCGGATGTCCGACGATCGTAAACAATGTTGAAACATTAGTGACGCCGGTACATATCATCAGTCGCGGCATTCAGTGGTGGAAAGATAATGAACCAAAATTGTACTGCATGAGCGGTCATCTCACGCGTCCCGGTACGTATGAAGCTAAAATGGGAACCAATCTGCTTACCCTGATCAACGAACATTGCGGTGGTATTCGTCATGGTCGTAAACTCAAAGCGGTCATTCCCGGCGGTTCATCCGTGCCTGTTCTTCGTGCTGAAGAGTGTAATGTCAATATGGACTTTGATTCGTTAGCTAAAGTCGGTTCAGCTTTAGGCTCGGCCGGTTGCATGGTCATGGATGAAACGACGTGTATGGTCAATGCGTTGTGGAATCTTCTCAAGTTTTATGCGCACGAATCTTGCGGACAATGTACACCCTGCCGCGAAGGTACACATTGGTTGGAAATGATCCTTGGCCGTGTAGAAACCGGCAAAGGCCGTATGGAAGACTTGGATCTATTGCTTGAAACAGCTAACAATATTGCAGGACGCACGATTTGTCCGCTCGGCGATGCCGCAGCGTGGCCTGTGGCAGGATTGCCGGATAAGAATAAAGGCGGCGATCTCAACGGCCAAAGTTTTGTGAACAAATTCCGTGAAGAATTTGAATATCATATTACCAATAAGAAGTGTATGACCACCATTCCTCACGAGTGGAATTAA
- a CDS encoding VOC family protein, which produces MAKAKKKVVKKAAKKVARKKVKALKKTVKKPTEKIPAKGLSPYLCFNGNCREAMEFYRDSIGGKILSLQTFGDAPMDSTPEQKNLVMHSEFKADAVYFMASDAMPGQPVTNGSNVTLSINFTKLAEQEAVFSKLSAGGTIIMPLQETFWGAKFGMFTDKFGIQWMLNCQLKK; this is translated from the coding sequence ATGGCAAAAGCGAAGAAAAAGGTTGTCAAAAAAGCCGCTAAAAAAGTAGCCCGTAAAAAGGTGAAAGCCTTAAAAAAAACGGTGAAAAAACCGACGGAAAAAATCCCGGCCAAGGGATTGAGTCCGTATCTTTGTTTTAACGGCAACTGCCGTGAAGCAATGGAATTTTATCGTGACAGTATCGGCGGCAAAATACTTTCGCTTCAAACTTTTGGGGACGCTCCGATGGACAGTACACCGGAGCAAAAAAATCTCGTGATGCATTCGGAGTTTAAGGCCGACGCCGTGTATTTTATGGCCTCGGATGCGATGCCGGGACAACCCGTAACAAACGGTTCCAATGTGACACTTAGCATCAATTTTACAAAACTGGCCGAACAAGAAGCGGTGTTTAGCAAGTTATCTGCGGGTGGTACGATCATCATGCCGCTTCAGGAAACATTTTGGGGTGCTAAGTTTGGTATGTTTACCGATAAATTCGGTATTCAGTGGATGCTCAACTGCCAATTGAAAAAATGA
- a CDS encoding molybdopterin-dependent oxidoreductase: MALVKIDGQELEMQRGETILNAAKRIGIEIPYYCYHPGMKIVASCRMCLVDMVGAPKLVPGCSTTVGELPPGKKIEDKYDAVIFTENEKVTTARRAVLEFLLLNHPIDCPICDKAGECKLQDYTYEHGNHESRFAEIKRIPQRKDLGPSIYLYTSRCIMCTRCVRFTEEISGTEELKVNHRGARAEIEVNPGKPLNNKMMGNVVDLCPVGCLIDKNEKFEGRVWNFVHTESVCPGCSKGCNTTLDTMKRQKLNLEELVDKVYRVRPRENMAVNQWWICDDGRYHLNAQEKLTRILVPHTRKDNKLSETNWTAAMALVTEKIKSAGSGSVAFIASPYASNEENYVFGKLAKSFGASLDVSKPLYGDTQTFKTDKNKYPFTIESEKAPNYRGAKEVLGLGDSKMEQTIAGKKVVVLLGSHNIELKTKPETLIVISHFEDAVTNQADVVLPGTIFTETSGTFTNKDGLVQKFNKAIQPAGESRPVWQIVLDIASALEHGLYYESVADITKEIKETVSSYSSLDMDKLYPQLAYTNEQMVL, translated from the coding sequence ATGGCGCTGGTCAAAATTGACGGACAGGAATTGGAAATGCAGCGTGGGGAAACCATCCTCAACGCCGCGAAACGCATAGGCATAGAGATTCCTTATTATTGTTATCATCCCGGCATGAAAATCGTAGCAAGTTGCCGTATGTGTTTGGTGGATATGGTCGGCGCTCCGAAACTTGTACCGGGTTGTTCTACTACCGTTGGCGAGCTACCGCCCGGAAAAAAAATTGAAGATAAATACGATGCAGTAATTTTTACTGAAAACGAAAAAGTCACTACTGCGCGCCGGGCTGTTCTGGAGTTCTTATTGCTCAATCACCCGATCGATTGTCCGATCTGTGACAAAGCCGGTGAATGCAAGTTGCAGGATTATACGTATGAACATGGAAATCACGAATCGCGATTTGCTGAAATCAAACGTATTCCGCAAAGAAAAGATCTCGGTCCTTCGATTTATCTCTATACGTCCCGTTGTATCATGTGTACACGCTGCGTACGTTTTACCGAAGAAATTTCAGGAACAGAAGAATTAAAAGTCAATCATCGCGGTGCTCGCGCTGAAATCGAAGTAAATCCCGGCAAGCCGTTGAATAATAAAATGATGGGCAATGTCGTAGATCTTTGCCCGGTCGGATGTTTGATTGACAAAAACGAAAAATTTGAAGGACGTGTGTGGAATTTTGTTCACACCGAAAGCGTCTGCCCCGGTTGCAGCAAAGGTTGCAATACCACACTGGATACCATGAAACGCCAAAAGCTCAATCTTGAAGAACTGGTGGACAAAGTTTACCGTGTGCGCCCGCGCGAAAATATGGCCGTCAATCAATGGTGGATTTGCGATGATGGCCGTTATCATCTGAATGCTCAGGAAAAATTGACGCGTATATTGGTACCCCATACACGCAAAGACAACAAGCTGAGTGAAACAAATTGGACGGCCGCTATGGCGCTGGTTACTGAAAAAATCAAATCGGCAGGTTCCGGATCGGTGGCTTTCATTGCGAGCCCGTATGCTTCCAATGAAGAAAATTATGTGTTCGGTAAATTAGCCAAATCATTTGGCGCTTCGTTGGATGTCAGCAAGCCCTTATACGGCGATACACAAACATTTAAGACGGACAAAAATAAATATCCCTTTACGATCGAATCGGAAAAAGCTCCGAACTACCGTGGTGCAAAAGAAGTTCTTGGTTTGGGCGACTCAAAAATGGAACAAACCATTGCAGGTAAAAAGGTAGTAGTTCTTTTGGGCAGCCATAATATAGAGCTGAAAACCAAGCCGGAAACATTGATCGTGATTAGCCATTTCGAAGACGCCGTTACCAATCAGGCGGACGTTGTATTACCCGGGACTATTTTTACGGAAACCAGCGGAACGTTTACAAACAAAGACGGCTTGGTTCAGAAATTTAATAAAGCCATTCAACCCGCCGGTGAAAGCCGCCCTGTGTGGCAGATCGTTTTGGATATAGCTTCGGCTCTGGAACACGGATTGTATTACGAATCCGTTGCAGACATTACCAAAGAGATTAAAGAAACTGTTTCGTCGTATAGCAGCTTGGATATGGATAAACTTTATCCACAGTTAGCATATACGAACGAACAAATGGTATTATAG
- the nuoH gene encoding NADH-quinone oxidoreductase subunit NuoH encodes MDAFLPFVPYLVIGLMLAIYLAIVPIMLIVERRVSAWVQYRVGPNRVGPLGLFQPIADALKMMSKEDIIPLHVNKWLYVAAPALMVFPAFFVVGVIPWGFITVGGREIWIQIGQTNIGVLYVLAVSSLSVYAITFGAWASNNKYSLFGGMRSAAQMISYELPMGMAIMSMVLVVGSLKIEDIVNFQIQNHMWGIVFQPLAALLFIATAFAETNRTPFDLTEAEAELVAGYHTEYSSMKFGLFYLGEYCNMLTNSIMITCLFLGGWHIPFVNDMGFSPLTRDLINLGGFAFKVLFLMFFYVWVRWTLPRFRYDQLMNLGWKKMIPLALANILITAIWLAFV; translated from the coding sequence ATGGATGCGTTTTTACCTTTTGTACCGTACTTAGTGATCGGATTGATGCTGGCGATCTATCTTGCGATAGTGCCGATCATGTTGATCGTCGAACGCCGTGTCAGCGCATGGGTACAGTATCGTGTCGGCCCTAATCGTGTCGGTCCGCTGGGTCTTTTTCAGCCGATCGCCGATGCGCTGAAGATGATGTCCAAAGAAGATATCATACCTTTGCATGTCAATAAATGGCTGTATGTAGCAGCACCCGCATTGATGGTTTTTCCTGCGTTTTTTGTCGTTGGCGTGATTCCTTGGGGTTTTATCACTGTCGGCGGGCGTGAAATCTGGATTCAGATCGGACAAACCAACATCGGTGTACTTTATGTGTTGGCGGTTTCTTCGTTGAGTGTTTACGCGATTACATTTGGTGCATGGGCATCCAATAATAAATACTCGCTGTTCGGCGGTATGCGTTCGGCCGCACAGATGATCAGCTACGAATTACCGATGGGTATGGCGATCATGAGTATGGTGCTGGTTGTCGGTTCGCTTAAGATCGAAGATATTGTCAATTTTCAGATTCAAAACCACATGTGGGGTATCGTATTTCAACCCCTTGCAGCATTGTTATTTATTGCGACCGCTTTTGCAGAAACCAATCGTACGCCCTTCGATTTGACGGAAGCGGAGGCAGAGCTTGTTGCCGGATATCACACGGAATATTCTTCGATGAAATTCGGTCTTTTTTATCTTGGCGAATATTGCAATATGCTTACAAACTCGATTATGATCACATGCCTCTTTTTAGGCGGTTGGCATATTCCTTTTGTAAATGACATGGGGTTTTCTCCGCTCACACGCGATCTGATCAATCTTGGCGGTTTTGCGTTTAAAGTGCTTTTCCTGATGTTTTTCTATGTGTGGGTACGCTGGACGCTTCCGCGCTTCCGTTATGATCAGTTGATGAATCTCGGTTGGAAAAAAATGATTCCTTTGGCGCTGGCTAATATTTTGATTACGGCTATTTGGCTGGCTTTCGTATAA
- a CDS encoding NADH-quinone oxidoreductase subunit I yields the protein MAVNVKNVSEPRGKSWLDNTYVIPILKGLGITFKHLFKKRDVLSYPEDKKVLPPNYRGLHMLTRDENGREKCVACEMCSTACPADCIRIVANDSGDAWKDGHENREKHPKVFEIDELRCIYCGMCVEACPEDAIDMTDMHNLADYTRADFIYNKERLLGVYDEYIKRHPDRAQRRDGLHKQMKNSSYFTVKDVKHSDEHGSVH from the coding sequence ATGGCTGTGAATGTAAAAAATGTTTCTGAACCCCGCGGTAAGAGTTGGCTGGACAATACGTATGTAATACCGATCTTAAAAGGGTTGGGTATTACATTTAAGCATCTCTTCAAAAAACGCGATGTTCTCAGTTATCCCGAGGATAAAAAAGTTCTTCCTCCGAATTATCGCGGTCTGCACATGTTGACGCGGGACGAAAACGGTCGCGAAAAATGTGTAGCATGCGAAATGTGCTCTACGGCATGCCCCGCCGATTGTATTCGTATCGTAGCGAACGACAGCGGTGATGCGTGGAAAGACGGGCACGAAAATCGCGAAAAACATCCTAAAGTTTTCGAAATTGACGAATTGCGTTGTATTTATTGCGGTATGTGCGTTGAAGCTTGTCCCGAAGATGCGATTGATATGACGGATATGCATAATCTTGCAGATTACACGCGCGCGGATTTCATTTACAATAAGGAACGTCTTTTGGGCGTATATGATGAATACATCAAGCGTCACCCGGATCGTGCGCAACGGCGCGATGGTTTGCATAAACAAATGAAAAATTCGAGTTATTTTACCGTGAAAGACGTCAAACACTCTGACGAACACGGATCGGTTCACTAA
- a CDS encoding NADH-quinone oxidoreductase subunit J — protein sequence MENMLQYVMVNPVFYIFAAIAVLCAIMMLTMENPVYSAIFMVGVFFCIAVLYITLEAEFIAAIQVLVYTGAIMVLFLFVIMLLNLGRDAHLTEYAGPMKYISIMLAFAILVQIGLATKVTYNLGDRGIYPIEKIREAGNVEVIGSVLMSQYLYPFEIASILLLLGMVGAIIISKRKQ from the coding sequence ATGGAAAATATGTTGCAATATGTGATGGTAAATCCGGTGTTTTATATTTTTGCTGCGATTGCTGTCCTATGCGCTATCATGATGCTGACGATGGAAAACCCCGTTTATAGTGCGATTTTTATGGTGGGGGTGTTCTTCTGTATTGCCGTGTTATACATTACACTGGAAGCCGAATTTATAGCCGCAATTCAAGTATTGGTATATACCGGCGCGATAATGGTTCTATTCCTTTTTGTGATCATGTTGCTCAATTTGGGTCGTGATGCACATCTGACGGAATACGCCGGACCTATGAAGTATATCTCGATCATGCTGGCTTTTGCGATACTGGTACAAATCGGTCTTGCAACGAAAGTTACGTACAATCTCGGCGATCGCGGAATTTATCCGATCGAAAAAATACGTGAGGCCGGAAACGTCGAAGTCATCGGCTCGGTACTGATGTCGCAGTATTTATATCCTTTCGAAATCGCTTCGATACTTCTTCTTTTGGGTATGGTCGGCGCGATTATTATTTCCAAACGCAAACAATAA
- the nuoK gene encoding NADH-quinone oxidoreductase subunit NuoK yields MVPLSHYLIVTAILFSLGVVGVLTRRNAIIVFMCIELMLNSVNLTMVAFARYLDSMDGQIAVFLVMTVAAAEVAVGLALIVAIYRKKDTINVDEMHMMQG; encoded by the coding sequence ATGGTTCCCCTCTCTCATTATTTGATAGTAACAGCGATATTATTTTCGCTTGGCGTTGTTGGCGTACTGACACGCCGCAACGCGATCATCGTATTTATGTGTATCGAGCTTATGCTCAATTCCGTGAATCTGACAATGGTAGCCTTTGCACGGTATTTGGATTCGATGGACGGACAAATCGCAGTTTTTTTGGTTATGACGGTTGCTGCAGCAGAAGTAGCTGTAGGTCTGGCATTGATCGTAGCGATCTATCGTAAGAAAGACACGATCAATGTGGATGAAATGCATATGATGCAAGGTTAG
- the nuoL gene encoding NADH-quinone oxidoreductase subunit L, whose amino-acid sequence MEMIILMIPLIPLAGAVFNVFFGRMIEGQGSHHTEGHEEGHAHHHAKPWAGYLASGLVFISFLLSLYVFIQVLGGQKYNIDYLDWIIVDTLRITFGFLIDPLTGVMLLIVTGIGFLIHVYSLGYMEHDPDRPRFFTYLNLFIFSMLMLVMGNNLAVMFFGWEAVGLCSYLLIGYYYKKKSAGDAGKKAFIVNRIGDFGFGLGIFLVFATFGTIHFETLFDAIHKVDPYALGTTMTAIGMLLFVGAMGKSAQIPLYVWLPDAMEGPTPVSALIHAATMVTAGVFMVARCSPIFSFDIGPAGYIMGMSAGDLVTYVGAATALFAATIGFTQTDIKKVLAYSTVSQLGYMFIGVGVGAYAAGVFHLLTHAFFKALMFLGSGSVIHVMEHAYHKAGIHEDPQDIRKMGGLFSKAKITAITFLIGWVAICGLPPFSGFFSKDEILASAYHKGYNGVFWFGVLGAMMTAFYMSRLVFLTFFGESRTPEAAKEHLHESTSTMTVPLMILAVFAAIAGFIGIPPVLGGHNWLAHFLEPSVGAHAAPVGHHGFNDMTLMVISVLAGVIGIGIAWVIYMAKKVSAEKIATDYQPVYKTLLNKYYIDEFYDKFIVEPTKWVSEKVFLRLVDNKLIDGLIYLIAITLDLFGRILRLFQTGYVQTYAFFISLGVALIIYYIMR is encoded by the coding sequence ATGGAAATGATTATTCTAATGATTCCCCTGATCCCGCTGGCCGGCGCGGTGTTCAATGTGTTTTTTGGCCGCATGATCGAAGGGCAGGGAAGTCATCACACCGAAGGTCATGAGGAAGGCCACGCGCATCATCATGCCAAACCCTGGGCCGGATATCTTGCTTCCGGATTGGTTTTTATTTCATTTTTATTGTCGTTGTATGTTTTTATCCAAGTGTTGGGTGGTCAAAAGTACAACATTGATTACTTGGATTGGATTATTGTTGATACCTTGCGCATCACGTTTGGTTTTTTGATTGATCCTTTGACCGGCGTAATGCTTTTGATTGTGACCGGTATCGGTTTCTTGATCCATGTCTATTCGTTAGGATATATGGAACACGATCCGGATCGTCCTCGGTTTTTTACTTACCTCAATCTGTTTATCTTTTCCATGCTCATGCTGGTCATGGGAAATAACCTTGCCGTTATGTTTTTCGGCTGGGAAGCCGTAGGTTTGTGCTCCTACCTTCTTATCGGGTATTATTATAAAAAGAAAAGCGCCGGAGATGCCGGAAAAAAAGCGTTTATCGTCAACCGTATCGGCGATTTCGGATTTGGATTGGGTATATTTTTGGTGTTTGCTACGTTTGGAACGATTCATTTTGAAACGCTTTTTGACGCCATACACAAAGTTGATCCCTATGCGCTCGGCACGACGATGACGGCCATAGGTATGCTTCTGTTTGTAGGCGCGATGGGCAAATCGGCGCAGATACCTCTTTATGTTTGGCTTCCGGACGCGATGGAAGGCCCAACACCGGTTTCAGCTTTGATTCACGCCGCGACGATGGTTACTGCCGGTGTATTCATGGTAGCGCGTTGCAGTCCGATATTTTCATTTGACATCGGCCCGGCGGGATACATTATGGGCATGTCGGCGGGCGACTTAGTGACGTATGTCGGTGCGGCAACCGCATTGTTTGCAGCGACCATCGGTTTTACACAAACGGATATTAAAAAAGTTTTGGCGTATTCTACGGTTTCTCAGCTTGGATATATGTTTATCGGTGTCGGTGTCGGCGCTTATGCGGCCGGTGTTTTCCATCTTTTGACACACGCTTTTTTCAAAGCGCTGATGTTCCTTGGTTCGGGTAGTGTCATTCATGTGATGGAACACGCATATCACAAAGCCGGAATCCATGAAGATCCTCAGGATATTCGTAAGATGGGCGGGCTTTTCTCCAAAGCTAAAATAACCGCCATTACATTTCTCATCGGATGGGTAGCTATCTGTGGATTACCGCCTTTTTCCGGATTTTTTAGTAAAGACGAAATTTTAGCTTCCGCTTATCATAAAGGATACAACGGCGTTTTCTGGTTTGGTGTGCTCGGTGCGATGATGACGGCATTTTACATGTCACGATTAGTATTCCTCACATTTTTTGGAGAAAGCCGGACTCCGGAAGCTGCAAAAGAACATTTGCATGAATCTACTTCGACAATGACCGTGCCGCTTATGATTTTAGCTGTGTTTGCTGCAATTGCCGGTTTCATCGGTATTCCTCCGGTTCTAGGTGGTCATAATTGGCTTGCGCATTTTCTTGAACCGTCGGTCGGTGCTCATGCGGCGCCGGTTGGGCATCACGGCTTCAATGATATGACGCTGATGGTCATATCGGTATTGGCAGGTGTCATCGGTATCGGTATAGCGTGGGTGATTTATATGGCTAAGAAAGTCAGCGCTGAAAAAATTGCCACAGACTACCAACCGGTATACAAAACGCTGCTCAATAAATATTACATAGATGAATTCTACGATAAATTTATTGTGGAACCCACAAAATGGGTATCGGAAAAAGTATTTCTGCGCTTGGTTGATAACAAATTGATTGATGGGTTGATATATCTTATAGCTATTACGCTGGATTTATTTGGACGCATCCTTCGATTATTCCAAACCGGTTATGTTCAGACGTATGCATTTTTTATTTCGCTGGGTGTGGCGCTGATTATTTACTATATCATGCGCTAG